One stretch of Camelus bactrianus isolate YW-2024 breed Bactrian camel chromosome 21, ASM4877302v1, whole genome shotgun sequence DNA includes these proteins:
- the TSACC gene encoding TSSK6-activating co-chaperone protein: MAQHSNHPTNRRAKGEGNAVPLCRAKPSPSFINLQASSPPATFLNVQATKLPSGIDHKPKECLGLLERMYANLQLQTQLAQQQMAILENLQASMTQLTPGRESKNSSLPALSRNLLLNHLPQFSK; the protein is encoded by the exons ATGGCGCAGCATTCTAATCATCCTACTAACAGAAGAG CCAAAGGGGAAGGTAATGCTGTGCCTCTTTGTCGAGCCAAACCCTCTCCCAGCTTTATTAATCTTCAAGCAAGTTCCCCACCAGCCACTTTCCTGAATGTCCAGGCAACAAAGCTGCCCTCAG GAATTGACCACAAGCCCAAGGAATGCCTAGGACTCCTAGAACGTATGTATGCCAATCTCCAGCTTCAGACCCAGCTTGCCCAACAACAGATGGCTATTTTGGAAAATTTACAAGCATCCATGACACAACTGACTCCTGGGAGGGAAAGCAAGAACTCTTCTCTCCCAGCCTTATCTCGCAATCTGTTGTTAAATCACCTGCCCCAATTCAGTAAATGA